One stretch of Armigeres subalbatus isolate Guangzhou_Male chromosome 2, GZ_Asu_2, whole genome shotgun sequence DNA includes these proteins:
- the LOC134214947 gene encoding uncharacterized protein LOC134214947, giving the protein MGCLRKWILNKTLYLLDFRHVISKDYVGQCDDNICLQETYYIPGKGRANPGGKLFSRVNYLKQSERKRDRLEELHIQPEAIKLEEVVSPEVQAALSWLEVNSFPWATVLAQWEVSFPERKKSLRELSKADDFISKYSHLKENCGFQLLDIDYRLLGFGDPNIPVRKWDLCFEPIVKFAELQARDPSAKDLIQLITDCSSTSDFRLLNVLLLLNTVLIPVKASKGFKPTVATAQADTFLLAGSREQAQLEIRKVYEVYERQKSPMCPKLIVIGEDLSNTTGFQFDLPLSNILVNE; this is encoded by the exons atgggttgtTTAAGAAAGTGGATCTTAAATAAG ACACTATACTTACTAGACTTTAGACACGTTATCTCTAAAGATTATGTTGGCCAGTGTGATGACAATATTTGTTTGCAGGAAACGTATTACATACCTGGGAAGGGGCGAGCCAACCCTGGTGGAAAGCTTTTCAGCAGGGTAAACTATTTGAAGCAGTCGGAAAGAAAACGCGATCGCCTGGAGGAGCTCCACATACAACCAGAGGCCATCAAGCTGGAAGAAGTAGTGTCGCCAGAGGTCCAAGCTGCGTTATCATGGCTGGAGGTGAACTCTTTTCCCTGGGCGACTGTCCTGGCGCAATGGGAAGTGAGTTTCCCGGAGCGCAAAAAGAGTCTACGAGAACTATCAAAAGCAGACGATTTCATCAGCAAGTATTCACATCTGAAGGAGAACTGCGGATTCCAACTG cTTGATATCGACTACCGTTTGTTGGGATTTGGTGACCCAAATATCCCCGTCAGGAAGTGGGACCTTTGCTTCGAACCTATCGTCAAATTTGCAGAGTTGCAAGCAAGAGATCCGTCGGCAAAAGACTTGATTCAATTGATTACAGATTGTAGCTCAACGTCag ATTTCAGATTGTTGAATGTGCTGCTGCTATTAAATACAGTATTGATTCCGGTGAAGGCCTCAAAAGGTTTCAAACCTACAGTAGCTACAGCCCAAGCAGATACGTTTCTTCTAGCTGGTAGTCGAGAACAAGCACAGcttgaaattcgaaaagtcTACGAGGTTTACGAGAGACAGAAGTCTCCTATGTGTCCGAAACTCATAGTCATTGGCGAGGATTTGAGCAATACGACTGGATTTCAA TTTGATTTACCGCTTTCAAATATTTTAGTTAACGAATAA